Proteins found in one Actinomycetota bacterium genomic segment:
- a CDS encoding BBE domain-containing protein encodes GDDQDRIRANYRGNYERLVEVKRRYDPGNLFHVNQNIAP; translated from the coding sequence GGGGACGACCAGGACCGGATCAGGGCCAACTACCGCGGCAACTACGAGCGCCTGGTCGAGGTCAAGCGCCGCTACGACCCGGGCAACTTGTTCCACGTCAACCAGAACATCGCCCCCTAG